The stretch of DNA CACGGGTAAGATCTGTTTGCAGTGGCTCAGCAGAGGAGCTCATGCACAAATGTGCTAATGGAACTACGGTATCTGATGATAACCGCGGGAGCTGGCTTCCCTTTTTATGGATGGGAAAATTGACTTTGGAGTCCATTGGGAAAATCACTTTTCCTATGAATAAATTCCGTGGACTCCCTTTGAGCAGCTCCACACTAAACCTGCCTGAGCTCAGGACCTGAGAGGGTACTACCAGCTGCCCCAGCGCTTTGCCACTCTTTcccaggtgggggatgggggacggGATTGGGCCGAGATGACTGCAGTGAACGGAGGGTGTGCCTGGCTCATCCCAGTCAGGTCCTTTGGTCACCGTTCTTTGGTTACTGAGGCTTCGGCGCTCAGTCTAGCCTACACCGTCCAGTATGTCAACCTTACTGTGGCCTTTGCTTTCATATCCGTTCAGCAGGGCTCACAATCTGCCGCATGTTGTAGAAACTCACGTGGGTCTGTCTGTTTCACCAGACCCTGAGCTCCTTGGTAGAAAAAGTCCTCTCGAACTCCCAGCCCAGTGTCCAGCCTACAGAAAGTGCTAAGAAACAGAAGCTTAACTGAggcgcccgtgtggctcagtcactcaagtgtccaactcttagttttggctcaggtcatgatctcacggtttgggagtttgggccccgcatcaagctctgtgctgacagcaaggagcctgcttgtgattctctgtctctccctctctctctgcccctcccctcctcgtgcatgcttttcctctctgtctccgtgtctctcaaaataaataaattaattaaaagttttaaaaaatatgtacaattttaaCTAAATTAAACTAAGGGTATTAAGAAGTCAGACAAGTCTTGGCAGCAACCCCAAATCCTAAGTCTCGATATTGTGTGCGATGTTCTGTAGACAAATCGGCCTGAAACTTGAGCCGTTGGCTCTCCACAGATCGGAAGGGACCATACTTTCTTCACTACCGCCTTTTCATTAGAATTTCTTTAACTCTGAATAAACAGTAATGTCTCAGGGGGCTCTGGGGTGCTGTGACAGCAGTAAGATCCAATGACCCTTGGGGCAGGAATTCTGTAATTGTTCATCCTAATGTCTGTCTTTAACTAACAGCTGTGTACTCTTAGAATTGGAAGCAAAACATACTTAATATTTGTACAAGAGCTTTTTGTCCAAAGAGCTTTTATGCGTTGCCAAACTCAATTTTTTAAGTCGCATGTAAAAGCTAAGTGGCCAATATTACCCTCCTATGAATGTGAAGAGGGTAATGACTTGTGTGTGTGACTTTTCCTATGCTTTACCCCCTCCTTGATGCCGTCtggccatcccccccccccccccagccattaGCTCAGCCCTGAGGGGGCAAATCTAataagggaggagaagagaaagtagAATTGGATAAGTTAACCATCGGCTGGCATCTCTACAAAAGCTCAGGGATATGACAGTGGCTGCCGGGGGACTGGGAAAGAAGGTTAAAACTGTACGTTAAAATtggttttgtatttattatctgAAAGCCATCGCGCTATTCCTGTCACTCACCAGCAGACGTGAACATGAGCAGCTTGACTGTTACTCTACAATCATTTGAGAGACACATTTCTTATGCTGTTTCCCCCTAGAAGGCGCGGGGAAAGCTCTGCCCGACCCCGTCATTGCCAGGAGAGCGGGGCTCCAGCTGCCTCTTTGGTCCCCCGTAACGCTTGATCAAGGCTGACGCACCAGTGTGCCTTGCTGCTGTTCCCTGGCTGCAGGACGCCAGTTCAAGGGTTGAAACCAAATGGTGTCAACGTCTCATGCCACACTTGGCCCACAGCACATACTTAGCAAATATCTGACTTCTGAATTCCGTTGAATCAGACCTGCCGTCTACTATTCCAAGGACTGAGTGCCACTGCTCCTCGGGAGAATCAGAGTGGTTTCTCCTTGGAGAAAACCAAAGGCCTGTTGCCACTTAGGTTCAGGGTGGGATGAACACGCCATCACGGGGCTCCTTAGGCACATGCACAGGGCAAAGCACACACCTCCGTAGAACGGCCGTGTAATGCCATTCGACCAACATGAGCAGTAAGAGGAGAAAGCTGAGCCCGGAGAAGTACCCAGCTGACAGGTGTCCGCGCGCTGACGGCCGGCTGTGCCCCCGGGGCCCAGTCAGCTGTGCTTTTTGTCCTTCAGGTAACTGAAGAGCATCTCCAGGCCCCCCTCCACCAGTTCCGGCAGAGGCTTGGATAGCGGGTTGTGCGAGATGTGGAGCCCTTTGTCCATGGGATTCCAGGCAATCCGCCCCAGCCTCCACAGCAGGTAGAGCTCGTCCGGGAGGGTCTGGATGTCATTGTTGTTCAGGTTCAGGAGCTCCAGGCTGGTGAGCAGGCAGAGGGAGCGCGGGAAGGCGTGGATGTTGTTGCTCTCCGCGATGAAGATCTGCAGGCCCACCAGGCACTGGATGCTCTCGGCGATGTTTTCCAGGCGATTGGAGCCCACGTGCAGGAAATCCAGCTCCTTGAGCGCAAACACGCAGAGGGGGATGTGAGCAAAATAGTTGTTGCTGAGGTTCAGCTTCCTCAGCCTGGAGAGGTCGGCGAAGCTGGCcgggagctgggagaggcagTTGTGCGACAGGCTCAGGACCTCCAGGCTCCTGCAGGCGCTCAGCTCGGCCGGCAGCTCGGTCAGGCAGTTCATGTTCACGAACAGGACCTTCAGGCTCTTGAGGAGGCCGATTTCTCGAGGCAGGCTCCGCAGGCGGTTCCCGCATAAGTTCAGGACCACCAGGCGACTCAGCTTCCCCACCTCGGGCGGGAGAGCCCTGAGCTGGTTGTGAGACAGATTGAGTTTCTGCACCTCAGACAAGCCCCACAGAAAGTCGGGGATGTCTGTCATTCCCTTGGTGACCAGGCTGAAGCTGACGTGGCGCATGCCCCGCTTCAGCAGAGACCGGGGGTCCTTCCCCGAGAGGAGGGTGTCGTCCCACGGGGAGAATTGCTGCCTCCCGCGTGGGAACACCATCCTCCGGGGGCCCTTGTCCTTGCAGCGAGCACTTGACGGCTTGGCccccatctccttcctttttgCCCCCTGGCCTCTGATGCCCCAAGGCTGGGATTGTGTCCCCCAGCTGCCAAAAGCCGAGCTGTCGCAGGCAGGGAGCCCACAGAGGGGTCTCGCTGGGGCCTCGCAGATGCCCGAGACGCCCCGCCGTGGCCTGTCCCCGAGGGTGGGTTTAGGTGGCTTCTCTCTGAGCACCCGGGCTGTAATGATATACTTGTCCCTGAGACTGCGGAACTGAACCGCTCGATTCCCTCTGAATGCCACAAGGCAGCTGTCACTGTCATTCGGCCCGAGTTTTATTGGCCTGGTGTGTGCAAAGAGGTCACAGGGAGGCTGCATCTAACTTCTCCCTCACAGCTTTTCTTGGGTATCAAAGCTCAGCCGGCGATAAAGCAGCCCATCCCCGAAAAGAAGCaaagtggaaaaataaagcaggccGTGCAAGTGCCAGACTGTGTGCATGGTCTCGGGAACCCGTCTGGACCCCTTCAGAGTGACAGTGAGCTTCAGGAATGCTAGTGGCTAGAGTTATGTTTCCAAGGCGAAGGATCGTTGGATAATATCATGCACGCCCGTTTCAAACTTTGATGAATTGTGCAGTTGTGAAAAAGTAAAGGGAAGAACCTGGGCACCTGCAGTCCTCCGGGCCAAGGGTTTCTGCACAGTGCTTATCAGAGGTGActcagggaggagagagtgaaggggcccaggaccccccccccccatgctcattTCAACCAGAGATGCTCTGCAGTCATCTGTTTCACTATGGGCATCTGGGTTTAGTAGGGCACACGTTACATGTTTGAAC from Felis catus isolate Fca126 chromosome D3, F.catus_Fca126_mat1.0, whole genome shotgun sequence encodes:
- the LRRC30 gene encoding leucine-rich repeat-containing protein 30 — translated: MGAKPSSARCKDKGPRRMVFPRGRQQFSPWDDTLLSGKDPRSLLKRGMRHVSFSLVTKGMTDIPDFLWGLSEVQKLNLSHNQLRALPPEVGKLSRLVVLNLCGNRLRSLPREIGLLKSLKVLFVNMNCLTELPAELSACRSLEVLSLSHNCLSQLPASFADLSRLRKLNLSNNYFAHIPLCVFALKELDFLHVGSNRLENIAESIQCLVGLQIFIAESNNIHAFPRSLCLLTSLELLNLNNNDIQTLPDELYLLWRLGRIAWNPMDKGLHISHNPLSKPLPELVEGGLEMLFSYLKDKKHS